One genomic region from uncultured Fusobacterium sp. encodes:
- a CDS encoding DNA replication/repair protein RecF, with protein MEILEVNYVNFRNLQDGNTKVFPKLNLFFGKNGQGKTSLLEALYFGATGKSFRTTKSSETMKYGAKRTGVFLIYRDNIGEKTLTVKFNDENKKEYSYNGKKAPYDEFYGKLNIVTYIPEDIILITGSPSVRRSFFDGEIAQTSSEYFQELKNFNKILKIRNKYLKEKKYREPEFLIYQEEFIKYGARVIEKRLEYVKKISIILNLNYRKLFDDKKELSLQYQCHLGNIKKMSLEEIESCLRRRIEEKFQQEIRYGFSLSGPQKDDFLFFLNGYEAKSTASQGEKKSIIFSLKLSEIDMVIREKKESPVLIIDDISSYFDSNRKESILNYLEKRNIQVFISSTGDLGIDSKNFHVEKGEIVYDGISQCRNDDR; from the coding sequence TTGGAAATATTAGAAGTGAATTATGTTAATTTCAGAAATCTCCAAGATGGAAATACAAAAGTTTTTCCTAAGTTAAATCTTTTTTTTGGAAAAAATGGACAGGGGAAAACAAGCTTATTAGAAGCTTTATATTTTGGAGCAACTGGAAAGAGCTTCAGGACAACGAAGAGCAGTGAAACAATGAAGTATGGAGCTAAAAGAACAGGGGTTTTTTTAATTTATAGAGATAATATTGGTGAAAAAACTCTTACAGTTAAGTTTAATGATGAAAATAAAAAAGAGTATAGCTACAATGGAAAAAAAGCTCCATATGATGAATTTTATGGCAAGTTAAATATAGTTACATATATTCCAGAGGATATTATTTTAATAACAGGTTCTCCCTCAGTTAGAAGAAGTTTTTTTGATGGAGAGATAGCTCAAACAAGTAGTGAATATTTTCAAGAGTTAAAAAATTTTAATAAGATATTAAAGATTAGAAATAAGTATTTAAAGGAAAAAAAATACAGAGAACCAGAGTTTTTAATCTATCAAGAGGAGTTTATTAAGTATGGTGCTAGGGTAATTGAGAAAAGATTGGAATATGTAAAGAAGATCTCAATTATTCTAAATCTAAATTATCGTAAGCTCTTTGATGATAAAAAAGAGTTAAGTCTTCAATATCAATGTCACCTTGGAAATATAAAGAAAATGAGTTTAGAGGAAATAGAGAGTTGTTTAAGAAGAAGAATAGAGGAGAAGTTTCAGCAAGAGATCAGATATGGATTTTCTCTGTCAGGACCTCAGAAAGATGATTTTCTTTTCTTTTTAAATGGATATGAAGCTAAATCTACAGCTTCTCAAGGAGAGAAGAAATCTATTATATTTTCATTAAAATTATCAGAGATAGATATGGTAATTAGGGAGAAAAAAGAGAGCCCTGTGCTTATAATAGATGATATCTCTTCATATTTTGATTCCAATAGAAAAGAGAGTATATTGAACTATTTAGAAAAGAGAAATATACAGGTATTTATTAGTTCTACAGGAGATCTTGGAATTGATTCAAAAAACTTTCATGTGGAGAAAGGTGAAATAGTATATGATGGAATTAGCCAATGTAGGAATGATGATAGATAG
- the remB gene encoding extracellular matrix regulator RemB codes for MMELANVGMMIDSAIGKSRKLKEGILKARWQEISGKLFEKSSILYIKEKTLYIAVENSAILHFMQMKKGEYIKKVNSIFKEKVIEDLSFFVSRIVVDRELYDMYMDNNNLSEDGYFEDEDIDFKHLNIQEKIEHLKKSAERRERYLIEKGYKKCKECGALFIGKEELCKICRLKVKADDEMYIYLEDEKVVSGKEIVAIIDYIHLNSEDNREFLENEKKFKKIINLAPGSEKSAVITEDIIYFTSYALSTLMRRGNEYFRLSGGKNE; via the coding sequence ATGATGGAATTAGCCAATGTAGGAATGATGATAGATAGTGCAATAGGCAAAAGTAGAAAGCTTAAAGAGGGAATTTTAAAAGCTAGGTGGCAGGAGATCTCAGGAAAGCTTTTTGAAAAAAGTAGCATTTTGTATATAAAGGAGAAAACTCTTTATATAGCAGTTGAAAATTCAGCTATACTTCATTTTATGCAAATGAAAAAAGGGGAGTATATAAAAAAAGTTAACTCTATTTTTAAGGAAAAAGTGATAGAGGATCTTTCTTTTTTTGTTTCAAGAATAGTTGTAGATCGGGAGTTATATGATATGTATATGGATAATAATAATTTATCTGAAGATGGATATTTTGAAGATGAGGATATAGATTTCAAACATCTTAACATTCAAGAAAAAATAGAACATCTAAAAAAATCAGCAGAGAGACGTGAAAGATACTTAATTGAAAAAGGGTATAAAAAGTGTAAAGAATGTGGAGCTCTTTTTATTGGGAAAGAGGAGCTATGTAAAATTTGTAGATTAAAAGTAAAGGCAGATGATGAGATGTATATCTATCTTGAGGATGAAAAAGTAGTATCAGGAAAAGAGATCGTAGCTATTATTGATTATATACATTTGAATAGTGAAGATAATAGAGAGTTTTTAGAGAATGAAAAAAAATTTAAAAAGATTATAAATCTAGCTCCAGGATCAGAGAAAAGTGCAGTGATAACTGAGGATATCATATATTTTACATCCTATGCACTTTCTACTCTAATGAGGAGAGGGAACGAGTATTTTAGATTGAGTGGAGGTAAAAATGAGTAG
- the yaaA gene encoding S4 domain-containing protein YaaA — protein MEEIKISTEFIKLDQFLKWTGVCDTGVDAKFLIIDGNVKVNGEVETRRGKKLYPGDKVEVEDRSFIVK, from the coding sequence ATGGAAGAGATAAAAATATCTACAGAGTTTATAAAGCTAGATCAATTTTTAAAGTGGACAGGAGTATGTGATACTGGAGTAGATGCAAAGTTTTTAATAATAGATGGAAATGTAAAAGTTAATGGAGAAGTAGAGACTAGAAGAGGAAAAAAACTTTATCCTGGAGATAAAGTAGAGGTAGAAGATAGAAGTTTTATTGTTAAGTAA
- the gyrB gene encoding DNA topoisomerase (ATP-hydrolyzing) subunit B gives MSSNYQAENITVLEGLEAVRKRPGMYIGTTSERGLHHLVWEIVDNSVDEALAGYCNRIEVSILPDNIIEVKDNGRGIPVGIHPKYGKSALEIVLTVLHAGGKFENDNYKVSGGLHGVGVSVVNALSEWLEVTVRTDGKIWYQRYDRGIPEEDVKEIGIAGKDEHGTTVRFKADYEIFETLVYDYNTLKNRLKELAYLNKDLEIHLTDSRKEPFKKEEFKFEGGIVDFLKEITEDTEKLISEPIYMSGEIDNVAVDIAFLYTVNQAEIIYSFVNNINTHEGGTHVSGFRTALTRVINDVGKTQGYLKEKDGKLLGNDIREGVTAIVSVKVPQPQFEGQTKTKLGNSEVSGIVSTIVGNSLKIVLEDNPNDTKIIIDKILNSKKAREAAQRARELVLRKSVLEVGSLPGKLADCSSKDPAECEIYIVEGDSAGGSAKQGRDRSHQAILPLRGKILNVEKAGLHKALENNEVRSMITAFGTSIGDSFNIEKLRYGKIIIMTDADVDGAHIRTLLLTFLYRYLVELIYNGHVYIAQPPLYKITTGKQIRYAYSDKELKEITSVFEGEDKRYTLQRYKGLGEMNPEQLWETTMDPKSRTLLQVTIDDARAADMLFDKLMGDKVDPRREFIEENAEYVKNLDI, from the coding sequence ATGAGTAGTAATTATCAAGCAGAAAATATTACAGTCCTGGAAGGATTGGAGGCAGTAAGAAAGAGACCAGGGATGTATATAGGAACAACTTCTGAAAGAGGGTTACATCATCTTGTATGGGAGATAGTTGATAACTCTGTAGACGAAGCATTAGCTGGTTATTGTAATAGAATTGAGGTAAGTATACTGCCTGATAATATAATTGAGGTAAAAGATAATGGAAGAGGAATCCCAGTAGGAATACATCCTAAATATGGAAAATCAGCTCTTGAAATAGTACTTACAGTTCTTCATGCTGGAGGAAAATTTGAAAATGATAACTATAAGGTATCAGGAGGACTTCATGGAGTTGGAGTTTCTGTTGTAAATGCTCTTTCAGAATGGTTGGAAGTTACAGTAAGAACAGATGGAAAAATATGGTATCAAAGATATGATAGAGGAATTCCAGAAGAGGATGTAAAAGAGATAGGTATAGCTGGAAAAGATGAACATGGAACAACAGTTAGATTTAAAGCTGACTATGAGATTTTTGAAACATTAGTTTATGATTACAATACTTTAAAAAATAGATTAAAAGAGTTAGCATATTTAAATAAAGATTTAGAAATTCATTTAACTGACAGTAGAAAAGAGCCTTTTAAAAAAGAGGAGTTTAAATTTGAAGGAGGAATAGTAGATTTCTTAAAGGAGATTACAGAGGATACAGAGAAATTAATCTCTGAACCTATCTATATGTCTGGAGAGATTGACAATGTTGCTGTGGATATTGCATTTTTATATACAGTAAATCAAGCTGAGATAATCTACTCTTTTGTAAATAATATCAATACCCATGAGGGTGGAACACATGTAAGTGGATTTAGAACTGCACTTACAAGAGTTATCAACGATGTAGGAAAAACTCAAGGATATCTAAAAGAAAAAGATGGAAAATTATTGGGAAATGATATTAGAGAGGGAGTTACAGCTATTGTTTCAGTTAAAGTTCCTCAACCACAATTTGAAGGGCAAACTAAGACAAAATTAGGAAACTCTGAGGTATCAGGAATTGTTTCTACAATAGTTGGAAATAGCTTAAAAATAGTTTTAGAAGATAATCCAAATGACACAAAAATTATTATAGATAAGATATTGAACTCTAAAAAAGCTAGAGAGGCTGCTCAAAGAGCAAGAGAACTAGTTTTAAGAAAATCAGTTTTAGAAGTTGGATCACTTCCAGGAAAATTAGCAGACTGCTCATCTAAAGATCCAGCTGAATGTGAAATCTATATAGTTGAGGGAGATTCAGCAGGAGGATCAGCAAAACAAGGAAGAGATAGATCTCACCAAGCTATTTTACCATTGAGAGGGAAGATACTTAACGTTGAAAAAGCTGGATTACATAAAGCTTTAGAAAATAATGAAGTTAGATCTATGATAACAGCTTTTGGAACAAGTATAGGAGATAGTTTTAATATTGAGAAGTTAAGATATGGAAAGATAATTATTATGACTGACGCCGACGTTGATGGTGCTCACATAAGAACATTACTTCTTACATTCCTATATAGATACTTAGTTGAACTTATTTATAATGGGCATGTATATATAGCTCAACCACCTCTATATAAGATAACTACTGGAAAGCAAATAAGATATGCTTATAGTGATAAAGAATTAAAAGAGATCACATCAGTATTTGAAGGGGAAGATAAGAGATATACACTACAAAGATATAAAGGGTTAGGAGAGATGAACCCGGAACAACTTTGGGAAACAACTATGGATCCAAAATCAAGAACACTTCTTCAAGTTACAATAGATGATGCTAGAGCAGCAGATATGCTATTTGATAAACTTATGGGAGATAAAGTAGATCCAAGAAGAGAGTTTATTGAAGAAAATGCAGAGTATGTAAAAAATCTTGATATTTAA